A genomic window from Candidatus Deferrimicrobiaceae bacterium includes:
- the recG gene encoding ATP-dependent DNA helicase RecG has protein sequence MRGDGRPGKARKVAVPGGRVAETPSIQYVKGVGPRLAERLAARGIRTPQDALFFFPKGYEDRRRIVPLRSLTPGMTVPVKGQILGVRGGGRGWGGRRFLEVVLSDGTGRLSAKWFHFHPSLADRFRVGETVALCGTVRLFQFRTEMHHPEILGVGDEDDPGNMGRIVPVYPDVEGIPQRTLRKILWEVVRKYAATETEFFPPWMLESAGVPPIHESLATLHFPVAVADAESLLAFSAPPQQRLIFGELFYVQWVLARRRSGVLKEAAEPLPWDREIVEEIKRRLPFRLTEAQRRVLNEILKDMSRPIPMHRLLQGDVGSGKTIVAWVASMVAWRKGAQTALMAPTEILAEQHFHRFSALCRGLPAKILLLTSSLSAKERERARKEIRGGEADVVIGTHAIIQEGVEFRKMALGIIDEQHRFGVLQRAALRGKGKLSPHLLVMTATPIPRTLAMTLYGDLDVSVIDEMPPGRTPVETRVVAEGRRKEAWERVRKDLQSGGRAYIVLPLVEESEKLTLRDAQRTYERLRQVFPGEGVGLLHGRMKADEKESVMRRFQKGEIRLLVSTTVVEVGVDVPEATVMMVEHAERFGLSQLHQLRGRVGRGSRPSACFLMAGGEQGEEAAARLSVMEQTNDGFRIAEEDLKIRGPGDFAGVRQSGIPDLVFSDIVRDARMLAKSREIADLLLERDPDLSRPEHAGLKRWMESKSAMTAALE, from the coding sequence GTGCGCGGGGACGGCAGGCCCGGCAAGGCGCGCAAGGTGGCGGTTCCGGGCGGTAGGGTGGCCGAGACCCCCTCCATCCAGTATGTCAAGGGAGTGGGGCCAAGGCTCGCCGAGAGGCTCGCCGCCCGCGGGATCCGGACCCCGCAGGACGCTCTCTTCTTCTTTCCGAAAGGGTACGAAGACCGCAGGAGGATCGTCCCCCTTCGATCGCTTACGCCCGGAATGACCGTGCCGGTGAAAGGGCAGATTCTCGGGGTGCGCGGTGGCGGACGGGGGTGGGGAGGAAGGCGCTTTCTCGAAGTGGTCCTCTCCGACGGCACCGGGCGTCTTTCGGCCAAGTGGTTCCATTTCCACCCGTCGCTTGCGGACCGGTTCCGGGTCGGGGAAACCGTCGCTCTTTGCGGGACGGTCCGTCTATTCCAGTTCCGGACGGAAATGCATCACCCCGAGATCCTGGGAGTGGGAGACGAGGACGACCCCGGGAACATGGGGCGGATCGTGCCGGTCTATCCCGACGTCGAGGGGATTCCGCAGCGAACGCTCCGGAAGATCCTGTGGGAGGTCGTCCGCAAGTATGCCGCGACGGAAACGGAATTCTTTCCGCCTTGGATGCTCGAGAGCGCGGGAGTTCCCCCGATTCACGAGTCGCTGGCGACCCTTCATTTCCCCGTGGCCGTGGCGGACGCGGAATCGCTTCTTGCCTTTTCCGCCCCTCCCCAGCAGAGGCTCATCTTCGGGGAGCTGTTCTACGTCCAGTGGGTGCTGGCCAGGCGCCGTTCCGGGGTGTTGAAAGAGGCCGCGGAGCCCCTGCCATGGGACCGGGAGATCGTGGAGGAGATCAAGCGGCGGCTTCCTTTCCGGCTGACCGAAGCGCAGCGCCGGGTCCTGAACGAGATCCTCAAGGACATGTCCCGGCCCATCCCGATGCACCGCCTGCTGCAGGGGGACGTGGGAAGCGGAAAGACGATCGTCGCCTGGGTGGCGTCCATGGTCGCCTGGCGCAAAGGGGCGCAAACGGCGCTCATGGCCCCCACCGAGATCCTCGCGGAGCAGCATTTCCACCGGTTTTCCGCCCTGTGCCGCGGCCTCCCGGCGAAGATCCTCCTTCTTACCTCCTCGCTTTCGGCGAAAGAGAGGGAGAGGGCGCGGAAGGAAATACGGGGCGGCGAGGCGGACGTGGTGATCGGGACGCATGCCATCATCCAGGAAGGGGTCGAGTTCCGGAAGATGGCGTTGGGGATCATCGACGAACAGCACCGGTTCGGCGTCCTCCAGCGGGCGGCCCTCCGGGGGAAGGGGAAGCTGTCCCCCCATCTCCTCGTGATGACCGCGACCCCCATCCCCCGGACGCTGGCGATGACCCTCTACGGGGATCTGGACGTCTCCGTCATCGACGAGATGCCTCCCGGCAGGACCCCGGTGGAGACCCGTGTCGTGGCGGAAGGCCGGAGGAAGGAGGCCTGGGAGAGGGTCCGCAAGGACCTGCAGTCGGGAGGGCGGGCGTACATCGTCCTTCCCCTCGTGGAGGAGTCGGAAAAACTGACGCTGCGGGACGCCCAGAGGACGTACGAACGCCTCCGGCAGGTCTTTCCCGGAGAGGGGGTCGGCCTGCTGCACGGGCGGATGAAGGCCGACGAGAAGGAATCCGTGATGCGCCGCTTTCAGAAAGGGGAGATACGCCTCCTCGTTTCCACGACGGTCGTCGAGGTGGGCGTCGACGTCCCCGAGGCCACGGTGATGATGGTGGAGCATGCCGAGCGGTTCGGGCTCTCGCAGTTGCACCAGCTCCGCGGGCGCGTGGGAAGGGGGAGCCGCCCTTCCGCCTGTTTCCTGATGGCGGGAGGGGAGCAGGGAGAAGAGGCGGCCGCGCGCCTCTCCGTCATGGAACAGACGAACGACGGGTTCCGGATCGCCGAGGAGGACCTGAAGATCCGCGGGCCCGGGGACTTCGCCGGCGTGCGCCAGTCGGGGATCCCCGACCTCGTCTTTTCCGACATCGTCCGGGACGCCCGGATGCTCGCCAAGTCCCGCGAGATCGCCGACCTCCTGCTGGAGCGGGACCCGGACCTCTCGCGCCCCGAGCACGCGGGCCTGAAACGGTGGATGGAAAGCAAGTCCGCCATGACCGCCGCCCTGGAATAA
- the carB gene encoding carbamoyl-phosphate synthase large subunit yields MPKRTDIRKILLVGSGPIIIGQACEFDYSGTQACKALQEEGFTVVLVNSNPATIMTDTDFADRTYIEPITPEMVEKIIARERPDALLPTIGGQTGLNIAVSLHEMGVLEKYGVELIGANFEAIQKAEDRDLFRKAMEKLGLVVPLSGYVRSLDEALGVIPAIGYPAIIRPSFTLGGTGAGIAYNREEYEDAVRWALDASPKRTVLIEQSVIGWKEFELEVMRDLNDNVVIICSIENLDPMGIHTGDSITVAPAQTLTDKEYQRMRNAAIGIIREIGVDTGGSNIQFAVHPDTGEMVVIEMNPRVSRSSALASKATGFPIAKIAAKLAVGYTLDEIPNDITRETPASFEPTIDYVVTKIPRFTFEKFPQTEDLLGTQMKSVGEVMAIGRTFKESLQKAIRSLEIGVYGFDPVLPRPESGSPETRRKAVEEKLRRPNSRRLLFIGEAIREGIRIEEINRLTGIDIWFLENIRQIIEEETVLLARGERFRELAGAANVPGEETETLRRAKSMGFSDRRLARLFGMSEDSVRVLRLRAGVRPGFRRVDTCGAEFEAYTPYFYSSYDEENESIPSSRKKVIILGGGPNRIGQGIEFDYCCVHGVFALREEGYEAIMVNCNPETVSTDYDTSDRLYFEPLTKEDVLAIIDEEKPIGVIVQFGGQTPLNLAVPLEREGVPILGTSPDSIDRAEDRERFKELLDRLGLKQPPNGIARSADEAVTIAGRIGYPVLLRPSYVLGGRAMEIVHDEGGLRQYLTDAVQASEEKPVLIDKFLEDAIEIDVDAIADGETVVIGGVMEHIEEAGIHSGDSACSLPPHSISDGITQEIMRQTKALAKELGVVGLMNVQFAVKKGEIFLLEVNPRASRTIPFVSKAIGVPLAKLAAKVMVGRKLADLGLTETIVPDHISVKEAVFPFIKFPGVDTILGPEMKSTGEVMGIDSNFGRAFAKSQIAAGMMLPKAGKVFVSIRDADKEGMLPPVRMLHECGFRIAATGGTSDFLNRHDIPSEPVLKINEGRPHVADLIKNGEIALVINTPLGAQSKADSYYIRRTALVYNIPYVTTLAAAKAVAHAIVHLIGEDLSVKSLQEYHGARGRQARQGAQGGGSGR; encoded by the coding sequence GTGCCGAAACGGACCGACATCCGGAAAATCCTCCTGGTCGGCTCGGGCCCCATCATCATCGGGCAGGCGTGCGAGTTCGACTACTCCGGGACCCAGGCATGCAAGGCGCTCCAGGAGGAGGGGTTCACCGTCGTTCTCGTCAACAGCAACCCCGCGACCATCATGACCGACACCGACTTCGCCGACCGGACCTACATCGAGCCGATCACCCCGGAGATGGTGGAGAAGATCATCGCCCGGGAGCGGCCCGACGCCCTTCTCCCCACCATTGGAGGCCAGACCGGCCTCAATATCGCCGTCTCGCTGCACGAGATGGGCGTGCTCGAGAAATACGGCGTGGAGCTCATCGGGGCCAATTTCGAGGCCATCCAGAAGGCCGAAGACCGGGACCTCTTCCGGAAGGCGATGGAGAAGCTGGGTCTCGTCGTCCCGCTCTCCGGGTACGTCCGTTCCCTCGACGAGGCGCTCGGAGTCATCCCGGCGATCGGATATCCCGCCATCATCCGGCCCTCCTTCACCCTCGGGGGGACGGGCGCAGGGATAGCCTACAACCGGGAAGAGTACGAGGACGCCGTGCGCTGGGCCCTGGACGCCTCCCCGAAACGGACCGTCCTCATCGAGCAGTCGGTCATCGGATGGAAGGAGTTCGAGCTCGAGGTGATGCGGGACCTGAACGACAACGTGGTGATCATCTGCTCGATCGAGAACCTCGACCCGATGGGGATCCACACCGGCGATTCGATCACGGTCGCGCCCGCGCAGACGCTCACCGACAAGGAGTATCAGCGGATGCGGAACGCCGCCATCGGCATCATCCGGGAAATCGGCGTGGACACGGGGGGGAGCAACATCCAGTTCGCCGTCCACCCCGACACGGGGGAGATGGTGGTCATCGAGATGAACCCCCGCGTCTCCCGGTCCTCCGCGCTGGCCTCGAAGGCGACCGGCTTCCCCATCGCGAAAATCGCCGCGAAGCTCGCGGTCGGCTACACGCTCGACGAGATCCCCAACGACATCACCCGGGAGACCCCCGCCTCCTTCGAGCCCACCATCGACTATGTGGTGACCAAAATCCCCCGGTTCACCTTCGAGAAGTTCCCCCAGACGGAGGATCTCCTCGGCACGCAGATGAAGTCGGTGGGGGAGGTGATGGCGATCGGCCGGACCTTCAAGGAATCCCTCCAGAAGGCCATCCGTTCCCTCGAGATCGGCGTGTACGGCTTTGATCCGGTGCTTCCGAGGCCGGAGTCGGGGTCCCCGGAAACCCGGAGGAAGGCGGTCGAGGAAAAGCTTCGACGGCCCAATTCCCGGCGGCTGCTCTTCATCGGGGAGGCGATCCGGGAGGGGATCCGGATCGAGGAGATCAACCGGCTGACCGGGATCGACATCTGGTTTCTCGAGAATATCCGCCAGATCATCGAGGAGGAGACGGTGCTGCTCGCCCGGGGAGAGCGGTTCCGGGAGCTTGCGGGAGCCGCAAACGTTCCCGGTGAGGAGACGGAAACGCTTCGGCGGGCAAAGTCGATGGGGTTTTCCGACCGGAGGCTCGCCCGCCTGTTCGGAATGAGCGAGGATTCGGTCCGGGTGCTCCGCCTGCGGGCGGGTGTACGGCCCGGCTTCCGGAGAGTGGATACGTGCGGGGCGGAGTTCGAGGCGTACACCCCCTATTTCTATTCCTCCTACGACGAGGAGAACGAATCGATCCCCTCCTCCCGAAAGAAGGTGATCATCCTCGGGGGCGGCCCCAACCGGATCGGGCAGGGGATCGAGTTCGACTACTGCTGCGTGCACGGCGTCTTCGCCCTGCGGGAGGAGGGGTACGAGGCGATCATGGTCAACTGCAACCCCGAGACCGTGTCGACCGACTACGACACCTCGGACAGGCTCTACTTCGAGCCGCTCACCAAAGAGGACGTCCTTGCCATCATCGACGAGGAGAAGCCCATCGGCGTCATCGTGCAGTTCGGCGGCCAGACGCCGTTGAATCTCGCCGTCCCCCTCGAACGGGAAGGGGTGCCGATCCTGGGGACCTCGCCGGACAGCATCGACCGGGCCGAGGACCGGGAGCGGTTCAAGGAGCTCCTCGATCGTTTGGGACTCAAGCAGCCCCCGAACGGGATCGCGCGATCCGCCGACGAGGCGGTGACGATCGCGGGGCGGATCGGGTACCCCGTTCTCCTGCGGCCCTCGTATGTCCTGGGGGGAAGGGCCATGGAGATCGTGCATGACGAGGGAGGCCTTCGGCAGTACCTCACGGACGCCGTCCAGGCGTCGGAGGAAAAACCGGTGCTCATCGACAAGTTTCTCGAGGACGCCATTGAGATCGACGTCGATGCGATCGCCGACGGGGAAACCGTCGTCATCGGGGGGGTCATGGAGCATATCGAGGAAGCGGGGATCCACTCGGGCGATTCCGCCTGTTCCCTTCCGCCGCACTCGATTTCCGACGGGATCACGCAGGAGATCATGCGCCAGACGAAGGCCCTTGCAAAGGAGCTCGGGGTGGTGGGGCTGATGAACGTGCAGTTCGCCGTCAAGAAGGGGGAGATCTTCCTCCTGGAGGTCAATCCCCGCGCCTCCCGCACCATCCCCTTCGTGAGCAAGGCGATCGGGGTCCCCCTGGCGAAACTGGCGGCCAAGGTCATGGTGGGCCGGAAGCTCGCCGACCTCGGCCTGACGGAAACCATCGTCCCGGATCACATCAGCGTCAAGGAGGCAGTGTTCCCCTTCATCAAGTTCCCCGGCGTGGATACGATTCTCGGCCCCGAGATGAAATCCACGGGGGAAGTGATGGGGATCGACTCCAATTTCGGGCGGGCCTTCGCCAAGTCGCAGATCGCGGCGGGGATGATGCTGCCTAAAGCGGGCAAGGTGTTCGTAAGCATCCGGGACGCCGACAAGGAGGGGATGCTCCCCCCCGTGCGGATGCTGCACGAGTGCGGTTTCCGGATCGCGGCCACCGGGGGCACCTCGGATTTCCTCAACCGACACGACATCCCGTCGGAACCCGTCCTGAAGATCAACGAGGGGCGGCCGCACGTCGCCGACCTGATCAAGAACGGGGAGATCGCGCTCGTAATCAACACGCCGCTCGGGGCGCAGTCGAAAGCCGATTCGTACTACATCCGCCGGACCGCGCTCGTCTACAACATCCCGTACGTCACGACGCTCGCCGCGGCGAAGGCGGTGGCCCACGCGATCGTTCACCTGATCGGGGAAGATCTCTCCGTCAAGAGTCTGCAGGAATACCACGGTGCGCGGGGACGGCAGGCCCGGCAAGGCGCGCAAGGTGGCGGTTCCGGGCGGTAG
- a CDS encoding radical SAM protein produces MDVASLRKRHARAVRTLERCRLCPRGCGVNRRNGETGFCGAGISLRVAAVSVHHGEEPPISGARGSGTVFFSHCNMKCIFCQNYPISQLGVGERMSTEELGERLLGLERKGTHNVNFVTPTPHVPQLIGAVAAAREKGFTLPVVYNSNGYDSPGALALLEGVVDIYLPDVKYVSPRLAEDVSATPDYPAHNAAAVSEMFRQVGPLSPGEDGIARKGVLLRHLVIPGKGDETEKVLARLRETYGPQVPLSLMGQYFPAYQAASVPGLDRRLTPDEYERAVETARRLGLDNVFLQEI; encoded by the coding sequence ATGGACGTCGCGAGTCTGCGGAAGCGGCATGCGAGGGCGGTGCGCACCCTGGAGCGCTGCCGCCTGTGCCCGCGCGGGTGCGGAGTGAACCGCCGGAACGGGGAGACGGGGTTCTGCGGGGCCGGAATCTCCCTTCGCGTCGCCGCCGTGTCGGTGCACCACGGGGAGGAGCCCCCGATCTCGGGAGCCCGCGGTTCGGGGACGGTGTTTTTCAGCCACTGCAACATGAAATGCATCTTCTGCCAGAATTATCCGATCAGCCAGCTGGGCGTCGGGGAGAGGATGTCGACGGAAGAACTGGGAGAGCGGCTGCTGGGGCTGGAGCGGAAAGGGACTCACAACGTCAACTTCGTCACCCCGACGCCTCACGTCCCCCAGCTCATCGGCGCGGTGGCAGCCGCCCGGGAAAAGGGATTCACCCTCCCCGTGGTGTACAACAGCAACGGGTATGATTCCCCCGGGGCCCTCGCCCTGCTCGAGGGGGTGGTCGACATCTATCTCCCGGACGTGAAATACGTGTCGCCCCGGCTGGCGGAGGACGTTTCCGCCACGCCGGACTATCCCGCCCACAACGCGGCGGCGGTCTCGGAGATGTTCCGGCAGGTGGGGCCGCTTTCCCCGGGAGAGGATGGAATCGCGCGGAAGGGGGTTCTCCTCCGCCACCTCGTGATCCCGGGGAAGGGGGACGAGACCGAAAAGGTGCTCGCGCGCCTGCGGGAGACCTACGGGCCGCAAGTCCCCTTGTCCCTCATGGGCCAGTATTTCCCCGCGTACCAGGCCGCATCGGTTCCCGGGCTGGACCGCAGGCTCACCCCCGACGAGTACGAGCGCGCCGTGGAGACCGCCAGGCGGCTTGGGCTCGACAACGTATTCCTCCAGGAGATCTAG
- the carA gene encoding glutamine-hydrolyzing carbamoyl-phosphate synthase small subunit — MSERKALLALADGTVYRGTAFGHIGESGGEVVFNTGMTGYQEVLTDPSYKGQMVTMTYPEIGNTGINPEDVESSRPWVEGFIVREVWRLPSNWRHVESLDGYLRRYHICGITGVDTRALTRRLRDGGSQMGVISSVDYEENRLVKKARDLPPIVGRDLVREVTSTRETRWESGDWDIAKGYLPASEYRNRFDQFPRVVAIDYGIKQNILRMLVSHGMEVTVVPSETTASAILAKRPDGVFLSNGPGDPEGVPYAIRTVSELLGKVPVFGICLGHQIMGLALGGKTFKLSFGHHGCNQPVMDLFTGKVEITSQNHNFSVDETSLGDRARVTHVNLNDRTVEGLSVPSLRCFSVQYHPEASPGPHDSRYLFTRFYRLLAGEEEP; from the coding sequence ATGTCTGAGCGGAAAGCGCTCCTCGCACTTGCCGACGGGACCGTGTACCGCGGGACCGCGTTCGGGCACATCGGGGAGAGCGGCGGGGAAGTCGTCTTCAACACGGGGATGACGGGGTACCAGGAGGTGCTCACCGACCCCTCCTACAAGGGACAGATGGTGACGATGACCTATCCCGAGATCGGGAACACCGGGATCAATCCGGAGGACGTCGAATCCTCCCGCCCCTGGGTGGAAGGGTTCATCGTGCGGGAGGTGTGGCGACTTCCCTCGAACTGGCGCCACGTGGAGTCTCTTGACGGGTACCTCCGCCGATACCACATCTGCGGGATCACGGGCGTCGACACCCGGGCCCTGACAAGACGTCTTCGCGACGGCGGGTCGCAGATGGGGGTCATCTCCTCCGTCGACTACGAGGAAAACCGTCTCGTGAAAAAAGCCAGGGATCTCCCCCCGATCGTCGGGCGCGACCTCGTCCGGGAGGTCACGTCGACCCGGGAAACCCGGTGGGAGAGCGGAGACTGGGACATCGCAAAAGGATACCTCCCCGCCTCCGAGTACCGGAACCGGTTCGATCAATTCCCGAGGGTCGTAGCGATCGACTACGGGATCAAGCAGAACATCCTGCGGATGCTCGTGTCCCACGGCATGGAGGTGACGGTGGTCCCCTCGGAGACCACCGCATCCGCGATCCTGGCGAAGCGGCCCGACGGCGTCTTTCTCTCCAACGGCCCCGGCGATCCCGAAGGCGTCCCGTACGCCATCCGGACCGTAAGCGAACTGCTGGGGAAGGTGCCGGTCTTCGGGATCTGCCTCGGGCATCAGATCATGGGTCTCGCCCTCGGGGGGAAGACGTTCAAGCTTTCGTTCGGGCACCATGGATGCAACCAGCCGGTGATGGATCTTTTCACCGGCAAGGTAGAGATCACGAGCCAGAATCACAATTTCTCGGTGGACGAGACGTCCCTGGGGGACCGGGCCCGGGTCACTCACGTCAACCTCAACGACAGGACGGTGGAGGGTTTGAGCGTCCCCTCGCTGCGCTGCTTCTCAGTCCAGTATCACCCGGAAGCCTCTCCGGGCCCCCACGACTCCCGCTACCTGTTCACCCGCTTCTACCGGCTTCTCGCCGGAGAAGAGGAACCGTAG
- a CDS encoding dihydroorotase, which produces MLLIEGGRVIDPETGKDETGSIVIAEGKIMDILPGAGSPGKFDGRVIDAGGKWVLPGLIDMHVHLRDPGYEWKEDIRSGTAAAAAGGFSSVVCMANTSPVNDHPEVTRYIREKAASQGTANVFPVAAVTRGMEGKEMTDFVELFEAGAVAFSDDGKPIRNPLLLRRALEYARAFDFLILEHAEECELSEGGAANEGWTAFRLGIPGIPHAAEEVAIARDILLARQTGGRIHIQHISTKMGVDLLRMAKRAGLRVTGETAPHYFTLTDAAIEGYNTNAKMNPPLRGEEDRMAVLEGIVDGTIDVIASDHAPHDVLTKRCEFVGASNGIIGLETALPLSMALLAGGKVSPARLADLFSAAPARILGLKGKGSLRRGADADVTIVDPDAEWEFRESDVRSKSQNSPFFGWKMKGRAVAVLCRGRITHSLLRGVPPDV; this is translated from the coding sequence ATGCTGCTCATTGAGGGAGGGCGCGTGATCGATCCCGAAACGGGAAAAGACGAGACAGGGAGTATCGTCATCGCGGAAGGAAAAATCATGGATATCCTCCCCGGCGCGGGCTCTCCGGGGAAATTCGACGGGAGGGTGATCGACGCGGGGGGAAAATGGGTGCTTCCGGGTCTGATCGACATGCACGTCCACCTCCGCGATCCCGGGTACGAGTGGAAAGAGGACATCCGCTCGGGAACGGCCGCAGCAGCAGCCGGAGGATTCTCCTCCGTGGTTTGCATGGCGAACACCAGCCCGGTGAACGACCACCCCGAGGTGACCCGCTACATCCGGGAGAAGGCGGCATCGCAAGGGACGGCGAACGTCTTCCCCGTGGCCGCCGTCACCCGGGGGATGGAAGGGAAGGAGATGACCGACTTCGTGGAACTTTTCGAAGCGGGGGCGGTCGCGTTCTCGGACGACGGGAAACCGATCCGGAATCCGCTGCTCCTGAGGCGGGCGCTCGAATACGCCAGGGCGTTCGATTTCCTGATCCTGGAACACGCGGAGGAGTGCGAACTTTCCGAAGGCGGAGCCGCGAACGAAGGGTGGACTGCCTTCCGGCTCGGGATCCCGGGGATCCCCCACGCCGCCGAGGAGGTCGCCATCGCCCGGGACATTCTCCTCGCACGGCAAACCGGCGGACGCATCCACATCCAGCACATCAGCACGAAGATGGGGGTCGATCTCCTCCGGATGGCGAAACGGGCGGGGCTTCGGGTCACGGGGGAAACCGCGCCGCACTATTTCACCCTCACCGACGCCGCGATCGAGGGGTACAACACGAACGCGAAGATGAACCCCCCACTTCGGGGGGAAGAGGACCGGATGGCGGTCCTCGAGGGGATCGTGGACGGGACGATCGATGTCATCGCGAGCGATCATGCCCCGCACGACGTGTTAACGAAGCGGTGCGAGTTCGTCGGGGCGTCCAACGGGATCATCGGGCTCGAGACCGCTCTTCCGCTGTCGATGGCGCTCCTCGCGGGCGGGAAGGTCTCCCCGGCACGCCTCGCCGACCTTTTCAGCGCGGCGCCCGCCCGGATCCTCGGGTTGAAGGGGAAAGGGTCCCTCCGCCGGGGCGCCGACGCCGACGTCACGATCGTGGACCCGGACGCGGAGTGGGAGTTCCGGGAGTCGGACGTCCGGTCCAAATCGCAAAACAGCCCCTTCTTCGGGTGGAAGATGAAGGGGCGGGCGGTCGCCGTCCTCTGCCGCGGGCGGATCACGCATTCCCTCCTCCGGGGGGTTCCCCCCGATGTCTGA
- a CDS encoding aspartate carbamoyltransferase catalytic subunit, which produces MDWRRKHVLGLADFSTEEIEFVVDTARSMEEVLTRDIKKVPALRGKTVVNLFFEASTRTRTSFEIAGKRLSADVVNFSSTSSSVAKGETLLDTARNIDAMKPNIIVMRHPASGAAHFLSRHVSCSVINAGDGSNEHPTQGLLDLFSILKVKGKIKGLKVSIIGDILHSRVVRSNLHSLGRMGADLWLCGPSTLLPREMARGGANVTNDIREAVRDADVVMMLRIQLERQKTAYFPSIREYSRTYGLNSGIFSLAKKDAVIMHPGPINRGVELSDELADSAQSIILNQVETGVAIRMALLYLLAGGHNAAH; this is translated from the coding sequence GGCGGACTTCAGCACGGAGGAGATCGAGTTCGTCGTCGACACCGCCCGGTCGATGGAAGAGGTGCTGACGCGGGACATCAAGAAAGTGCCTGCCCTCCGGGGGAAGACGGTCGTGAACCTGTTCTTCGAGGCGAGCACCCGCACGCGAACCTCCTTCGAGATCGCCGGGAAGCGCCTTTCGGCGGACGTGGTGAACTTCAGTTCCACGTCCTCGAGCGTCGCGAAGGGGGAGACCCTCCTGGACACGGCGAGGAACATCGACGCGATGAAACCGAATATCATCGTCATGCGTCATCCGGCGTCCGGGGCGGCCCACTTTCTGTCGCGTCACGTTTCGTGTTCCGTCATCAACGCCGGGGACGGATCGAACGAACATCCGACGCAGGGGCTTCTGGATCTGTTCTCCATTCTTAAAGTTAAAGGAAAGATAAAAGGCCTTAAGGTTTCAATAATAGGAGATATTCTTCACAGCAGAGTCGTCCGTTCCAACCTCCATTCCCTGGGCAGGATGGGAGCGGATCTTTGGCTCTGCGGCCCTTCCACCCTCCTCCCGAGGGAAATGGCGCGGGGAGGGGCCAACGTGACGAACGACATCCGGGAGGCGGTCCGGGACGCCGATGTCGTAATGATGCTCAGGATCCAACTCGAGAGGCAAAAAACCGCGTATTTCCCGTCTATTCGGGAGTATTCCCGCACGTACGGTCTGAACAGCGGAATTTTTTCCCTGGCGAAAAAGGACGCCGTGATCATGCACCCGGGGCCGATCAATCGAGGAGTGGAACTGTCCGACGAACTGGCCGACAGCGCGCAGTCGATCATATTGAACCAGGTAGAGACCGGTGTCGCCATCCGCATGGCGCTCCTCTATCTTCTCGCGGGAGGACACAATGCTGCTCATTGA